A genomic region of Herbaspirillum sp. DW155 contains the following coding sequences:
- the chvE gene encoding multiple monosaccharide ABC transporter substrate-binding protein produces MKIKSVLSGIALGLGVTLMSISAQVSAQSKALVGVAMPTKSSARWIADGNNMVKVLKEKGYQTDLQYAEDDIPNQLSQIENMLTKGAKVLVIAAIDGTTLTDVLQKAADKGVKVIAYDRLIRGSKNVDYYATFDNFQVGVLQAQSLEKALGLKEGKGPFNIELFGGSSDDNNAFFFYNGAMSVLKPYIDSGKLVVRSKQMGMDKVATLRWDPATAQARMDNLLSAFYTNAKVNAVLSPYDGLSIGILSSLRGVGYGTPQQPFPYVSGQDAEVPSVKSIIRGEQYSTIFKDTRELAKVTVGMVDAVLGGKEPQINDTKTYNNGVKVVPSYLLKPVVVDKSNWKEVLVGSGYYTEAQLK; encoded by the coding sequence ATGAAAATCAAATCCGTATTGAGCGGTATTGCCCTCGGCCTGGGCGTCACCCTGATGTCCATCAGCGCACAGGTGAGCGCACAGAGCAAGGCACTGGTCGGCGTGGCCATGCCCACCAAGTCCTCGGCCCGCTGGATCGCCGACGGCAACAACATGGTCAAGGTCCTGAAAGAGAAGGGCTACCAGACCGACCTGCAATACGCCGAAGACGACATCCCCAACCAGCTGTCCCAGATCGAGAACATGCTGACCAAGGGCGCCAAGGTGCTGGTGATCGCCGCCATCGACGGCACCACCCTGACCGACGTGCTGCAGAAGGCCGCCGACAAGGGCGTCAAGGTCATCGCCTATGACCGCCTGATCCGTGGTTCCAAGAACGTCGACTACTACGCCACCTTCGACAACTTCCAGGTCGGCGTGCTGCAGGCGCAATCGCTGGAAAAGGCCCTGGGCCTGAAGGAAGGCAAGGGTCCGTTCAACATCGAACTCTTCGGTGGCTCCTCGGACGACAACAACGCCTTCTTCTTCTACAACGGCGCCATGTCGGTCCTCAAGCCCTACATCGACAGCGGCAAGCTGGTGGTGCGTTCCAAGCAGATGGGCATGGACAAGGTAGCGACCCTGCGCTGGGATCCGGCGACCGCACAAGCCCGTATGGACAACCTGCTGTCGGCCTTCTATACCAACGCCAAGGTCAACGCCGTGCTGTCCCCGTATGACGGCCTGTCCATCGGTATCCTGTCCTCGCTGCGCGGCGTCGGCTACGGCACCCCGCAACAGCCGTTCCCGTATGTCTCGGGTCAGGATGCGGAAGTGCCTTCGGTCAAGTCCATCATCCGTGGCGAGCAGTACTCCACCATCTTCAAGGACACCCGCGAACTGGCCAAGGTCACCGTCGGTATGGTTGATGCCGTGCTGGGTGGCAAGGAACCCCAGATCAACGACACCAAGACCTACAACAATGGCGTGAAGGTCGTGCCGTCCTACCTGTTGAAGCCGGTCGTGGTCGACAAGTCGAACTGGAAGGAAGTCCTGGTTGGCAGCGGCTACTACACCGAAGCACAACTGAAGTAA
- the mmsA gene encoding multiple monosaccharide ABC transporter ATP-binding protein, whose translation MSNILEMRGIEKSFPGVKALNNVNLAVREGEIHAIVGENGAGKSTLMKVLSGVYPHGSYSGDIVYKGEVRAFKDIRDSEHLGIIIIHQELALVPLLSVMENLFLGNEQARGGVIDWEQSYVRAKELLAKVGLKESPLAKVGDLGVGKQQLIEIAKALSKEVKLLILDEPTASLNESDSDALLELLLELKRQGIASILISHKLNEISKVADSITVLRDGTTVDTFDCRAEPISEDRIIQHMVGREMADRYPQRDPKIGDVIFEVRDWRVHHPLHTDRLAIKDVNMTVRAGEIVGIAGLMGAGRTELAKSIFGRAYGKKISGQAFLHGKPVDLSTIEKAIDKGIAYVTEDRKGDGLVLEDDIKKNISLANLGGVSEHTVIDEAREYKIAADFKQQMRIRCSSVLQKVVNLSGGNQQKVVLSKWLFSQPEVLILDEPTRGIDVGAKFEIYNIISKLAAEGKCIIMISSEMPELLGMCDRIYVMNEGQFVGHLPKAEATQENIMRAIMRNKRIDEPGLSQAA comes from the coding sequence ATGAGCAACATTCTGGAAATGCGCGGCATCGAGAAAAGCTTCCCGGGTGTGAAGGCGTTGAACAACGTCAACCTGGCGGTGCGCGAAGGCGAGATCCATGCGATTGTCGGCGAGAACGGTGCCGGCAAGTCCACGCTGATGAAGGTGCTCTCCGGGGTCTACCCGCATGGCAGCTATTCCGGCGATATCGTCTACAAGGGTGAGGTGCGTGCCTTCAAGGATATCCGCGACAGCGAACACCTGGGCATCATCATCATCCACCAGGAGCTGGCTTTGGTGCCGCTGCTGTCGGTGATGGAAAACCTGTTCCTGGGCAATGAGCAGGCCCGTGGCGGCGTGATCGACTGGGAACAGTCCTACGTGCGCGCCAAGGAACTGCTGGCCAAGGTCGGTTTGAAGGAATCGCCGCTGGCCAAGGTCGGTGACCTGGGTGTGGGCAAGCAGCAGTTGATCGAGATCGCCAAGGCGCTCTCCAAGGAAGTCAAACTGCTGATCCTGGATGAGCCGACCGCCAGCCTCAATGAAAGCGACTCCGATGCCCTGCTCGAACTGCTGCTGGAACTGAAGCGCCAGGGCATTGCCTCGATCCTGATTTCGCACAAGCTCAACGAAATTTCCAAGGTGGCCGATTCCATCACCGTGCTGCGCGACGGCACCACGGTCGATACCTTCGACTGCCGCGCTGAACCGATCAGCGAAGACCGCATCATCCAGCACATGGTGGGCCGCGAAATGGCCGACCGCTATCCGCAGCGCGATCCGAAGATTGGCGATGTCATCTTTGAAGTGCGCGACTGGCGCGTGCACCACCCGCTGCACACGGACCGCCTGGCCATCAAGGACGTCAACATGACGGTGCGCGCTGGTGAAATCGTCGGCATCGCAGGCCTCATGGGCGCGGGCCGTACCGAACTGGCCAAGAGCATCTTCGGTCGTGCCTACGGCAAGAAGATCAGCGGCCAGGCCTTCCTGCACGGCAAGCCGGTGGACCTGTCCACCATCGAGAAAGCCATCGACAAGGGCATTGCCTACGTCACCGAAGACCGCAAGGGCGATGGCCTGGTGCTGGAAGACGACATCAAGAAGAACATCTCGCTGGCCAACCTGGGCGGCGTTTCCGAACACACGGTCATCGATGAGGCGCGCGAGTACAAGATCGCCGCAGATTTCAAGCAGCAGATGCGCATCCGTTGTTCCAGCGTGTTGCAGAAGGTGGTCAACCTCTCCGGCGGCAATCAGCAGAAGGTGGTGCTGTCGAAGTGGCTGTTCTCGCAGCCCGAGGTGCTGATCCTGGACGAACCCACGCGCGGCATCGACGTGGGCGCCAAGTTCGAGATCTACAACATCATCAGCAAGCTGGCCGCCGAGGGCAAGTGCATCATCATGATCTCGTCGGAAATGCCGGAACTGCTGGGCATGTGCGACCGCATCTACGTGATGAACGAAGGCCAGTTCGTGGGCCACCTGCCCAAGGCCGAGGCCACGCAGGAAAATATCATGCGCGCCATCATGCGCAACAAGCGCATCGATGAGCCCGGCCTGTCCCAGGCCGCCTGA
- the mmsB gene encoding multiple monosaccharide ABC transporter permease, whose protein sequence is MESIDMSKKPVVASGAVEKKDYGSFLKNNMREYGMLMSLVAIMAFFQIMTDGTLMRPLNLTNLVLQNSYIVIMALGMLMVIVAGHIDLSVGSVVGLIGALAAVLMVDYGWGFVPASLVCLIAGGLIGAAQGYWIAYFKIPSFIVTLAGMLVFKGMALALLQGQSLGPFPQTFQMLSSGFIPELTGNATFRTTSLIVGVIAAAVLILVKLHGRRKQTKHGMEDEPVMFFLLKNAIFAAAIIAFSYLLSTYRGMPNVLIIMFALMVLYTFITSRTTLGRRVYAVGGNEKAAKLSGIKTERVSFFTFVNMGVLAALAGLIFAARLNTATPKAGLGFELDVIAACFIGGASASGGVGKVMGAVIGAFIMGVMNNGMSIMGIGIDYQQMIKGFVLLMAVCFDVYNKNK, encoded by the coding sequence ATGGAGAGCATTGACATGAGCAAGAAACCGGTCGTCGCCAGCGGCGCCGTCGAGAAGAAGGACTACGGCAGCTTCCTGAAGAACAACATGCGCGAATACGGCATGCTGATGTCGCTGGTGGCCATCATGGCCTTCTTCCAGATCATGACCGACGGCACGCTGATGCGTCCGTTGAACCTGACCAACCTGGTCCTGCAGAACAGCTACATCGTCATCATGGCCCTGGGCATGCTGATGGTGATCGTGGCCGGTCACATCGACCTGTCGGTGGGTTCGGTGGTGGGCCTGATCGGCGCACTGGCGGCCGTGCTGATGGTGGACTACGGCTGGGGCTTCGTGCCGGCCTCGCTCGTCTGCCTGATCGCCGGTGGCCTGATCGGTGCGGCGCAGGGTTACTGGATCGCCTACTTCAAGATCCCGTCCTTCATCGTCACCCTGGCCGGCATGCTGGTCTTCAAGGGCATGGCACTGGCCCTGCTGCAAGGCCAGTCCCTGGGCCCGTTCCCGCAGACCTTCCAGATGCTGTCTTCGGGTTTCATTCCTGAACTGACCGGCAACGCCACCTTCCGTACCACCTCCCTGATCGTGGGCGTGATCGCAGCTGCGGTGCTGATCCTGGTCAAGCTGCATGGCCGTCGCAAGCAGACCAAGCATGGCATGGAAGACGAGCCGGTCATGTTCTTCCTGCTCAAGAACGCCATCTTCGCTGCCGCCATCATCGCCTTCAGCTACCTGCTGTCGACCTATCGCGGCATGCCCAACGTGCTCATCATCATGTTCGCGCTGATGGTGCTCTATACCTTCATCACCAGCCGTACCACCCTGGGCCGCCGTGTCTATGCCGTGGGCGGCAATGAAAAAGCGGCCAAGCTGTCGGGCATCAAGACCGAGCGCGTGTCCTTCTTCACCTTCGTCAACATGGGTGTGCTGGCCGCGCTGGCCGGCCTGATCTTCGCGGCCCGTCTGAACACCGCCACCCCCAAGGCCGGCCTGGGCTTCGAGCTGGACGTGATCGCCGCCTGCTTCATCGGTGGTGCCTCCGCCTCGGGCGGCGTGGGCAAGGTGATGGGCGCGGTCATCGGCGCCTTCATCATGGGCGTGATGAACAACGGCATGTCCATCATGGGCATCGGCATCGATTACCAGCAGATGATCAAGGGCTTCGTGCTGCTGATGGCCGTGTGCTTCGACGTCTACAACAAGAACAAGTAA
- a CDS encoding IlvD/Edd family dehydratase: protein MSNDKKDKSRTLRSAGWFGTADKNGFMYRSWMKNQGIPDHEFQGKPVIGICNTWSELTPCNAHFRKVAEHVRRGIIEAGGFPVEFPVFSNGESNLRPTAMLTRNLASMDVEESIRGNPIDAVVLLTGCDKTTPALLMGAASCDVPAIVVTGGPMLNGKHQGRDIGSGTVVWQLSEQVKAGEITIHDFMAAEAGMSRSAGTCNTMGTASTMACMAESLGVSLPHNAAIPAVDARRYVLAHLSGMRIVDMVWEGLTLSKILTRKAFENAIRTNAAIGGSTNAVIHLKAIAGRIGVDLELEDWTRIGRGTPTIVDLQPSGRFLMEEFYYAGGLPAVLRRLGEADLLPHKDALTVNGQTMWDNVKDAPIYNDEVVRPLAKPLIEDGGICILRGNLAPRGAVLKPSAATPELMKHRGRAVVFEDFNHYKERINDPDLDVDASCVLVMKNVGPKGYPGMAEVGNMGLPPKILATGVKDMVRISDARMSGTAYGTVILHVAPEAAAGGPLGIVQDGDFIELDAYAGKLQLDISEEEMQRRLAERAKVLAERKPEMAGGYQSLYVDRVLQADEGCDFDFLVGCRGAAVPKHSH, encoded by the coding sequence ATGAGTAACGACAAAAAAGACAAGAGCCGTACCCTGCGCTCGGCCGGCTGGTTCGGGACCGCCGACAAGAACGGTTTCATGTACCGCAGCTGGATGAAGAACCAGGGCATCCCCGACCACGAGTTCCAGGGCAAGCCGGTCATCGGCATCTGCAATACCTGGTCGGAACTGACTCCCTGCAACGCCCACTTCCGCAAGGTCGCCGAACACGTGCGCCGCGGCATCATCGAAGCCGGTGGCTTCCCGGTGGAGTTCCCGGTGTTCTCCAACGGCGAATCCAACCTGCGCCCCACCGCCATGCTGACCCGCAACCTGGCCAGCATGGACGTGGAAGAATCCATTCGCGGCAATCCCATCGACGCCGTGGTCCTGCTGACCGGCTGCGACAAGACCACGCCGGCCCTGCTGATGGGCGCGGCCAGCTGTGACGTGCCGGCCATCGTCGTGACCGGTGGTCCGATGTTGAACGGCAAGCACCAGGGCCGCGACATCGGTTCCGGTACCGTGGTGTGGCAATTGTCGGAACAGGTCAAGGCCGGTGAAATCACCATCCATGACTTCATGGCCGCCGAAGCCGGCATGTCGCGTTCGGCCGGTACCTGCAACACCATGGGCACCGCCTCCACCATGGCCTGCATGGCCGAGTCGCTGGGCGTGTCGCTGCCGCACAATGCGGCGATCCCCGCCGTTGATGCGCGCCGCTATGTTCTCGCGCACCTGTCCGGCATGCGTATCGTCGACATGGTGTGGGAAGGCCTGACCCTCTCCAAGATCCTGACCCGCAAGGCGTTCGAAAACGCCATTCGCACCAATGCGGCCATCGGCGGTTCCACCAACGCCGTGATCCACCTCAAGGCCATCGCCGGTCGCATCGGCGTGGACCTGGAACTGGAAGACTGGACCCGCATCGGCCGCGGCACCCCGACCATCGTCGACCTGCAGCCTTCGGGCCGCTTCCTGATGGAAGAGTTCTATTACGCCGGTGGCCTGCCGGCCGTGCTGCGCCGCCTGGGCGAAGCCGACCTGCTGCCGCACAAGGATGCCCTGACCGTCAACGGCCAGACCATGTGGGATAACGTCAAGGATGCGCCGATCTACAACGATGAAGTGGTGCGCCCGCTGGCCAAGCCGCTCATCGAAGATGGCGGCATCTGCATCCTGCGCGGCAACCTGGCGCCGCGCGGTGCGGTCTTGAAGCCCTCGGCCGCTACGCCCGAACTGATGAAGCATCGCGGCCGCGCGGTGGTCTTCGAAGACTTCAACCACTACAAGGAACGCATCAACGATCCCGATCTGGATGTCGATGCCAGCTGCGTGCTGGTGATGAAGAACGTCGGTCCCAAGGGTTATCCGGGCATGGCCGAAGTGGGCAACATGGGCTTGCCGCCCAAGATCCTGGCCACCGGCGTGAAGGACATGGTCCGCATTTCGGATGCGCGCATGAGCGGTACCGCTTATGGCACCGTGATCCTGCACGTGGCGCCGGAAGCCGCTGCCGGCGGTCCGCTGGGCATCGTCCAGGATGGCGACTTCATCGAACTGGATGCCTACGCCGGCAAGCTGCAGCTGGACATCAGCGAAGAAGAGATGCAACGCCGCCTGGCTGAACGCGCCAAGGTGCTGGCCGAGCGCAAGCCGGAAATGGCCGGTGGTTACCAGTCCCTGTACGTGGACCGCGTGCTGCAGGCGGACGAAGGCTGTGACTTCGACTTCCTGGTCGGCTGCCGTGGCGCCGCCGTGCCCAAGCACTCGCACTGA
- a CDS encoding SDR family oxidoreductase, with the protein MSNTPQNVQLASFPSLKGKRVFITGGGTGIGAAIVEAFAQQGAHVAFVDIATEASEALCNEVAAAGHPKPLFRHCDLRDIPAFQSTIAELQAQLGDFDVLVNNAANDQRHKLEEVTLEYWNDRIAINQRPSFFAVQSVVEGMKRRGGGSIINFSSISWHQSGGGFPVYTTAKASTLGLTRGLARDLGPHKIRVNTVTPGWVMTERQIKLWLDEEGKKAIARNQCLQGDLLPWHLARMVLFLAADDSAMCTAQEFIVDAGWV; encoded by the coding sequence ATGAGCAACACTCCCCAGAATGTACAACTGGCGAGCTTCCCCAGCCTCAAGGGCAAGCGCGTCTTCATCACCGGCGGTGGCACCGGCATCGGTGCGGCCATCGTCGAAGCGTTTGCGCAACAAGGTGCGCATGTCGCCTTCGTCGATATCGCCACCGAAGCCAGCGAAGCGCTGTGCAATGAAGTGGCGGCGGCCGGTCATCCCAAGCCGCTGTTCCGCCATTGCGATCTGCGTGATATTCCGGCTTTCCAGTCCACCATTGCCGAGCTGCAAGCTCAACTGGGCGACTTCGACGTGCTGGTCAACAATGCCGCCAACGACCAGCGCCACAAGCTCGAAGAAGTGACGCTGGAATACTGGAACGACCGCATCGCCATCAACCAGCGCCCGTCCTTCTTCGCCGTGCAGTCGGTGGTGGAAGGCATGAAGCGGCGCGGTGGCGGTTCCATCATCAACTTCAGCTCGATCAGCTGGCACCAGTCCGGTGGCGGCTTCCCGGTCTACACCACGGCCAAGGCCTCGACCCTGGGTCTCACGCGCGGCCTGGCACGCGACCTCGGTCCGCACAAGATCCGCGTCAATACCGTGACACCGGGCTGGGTCATGACCGAACGCCAGATCAAGTTGTGGCTGGATGAAGAAGGCAAGAAGGCGATTGCCCGCAACCAGTGCCTGCAGGGCGATCTGCTGCCCTGGCACCTGGCGCGCATGGTCCTGTTTTTGGCCGCCGACGACAGCGCGATGTGCACCGCGCAGGAATTCATCGTCGACGCCGGCTGGGTGTGA
- a CDS encoding LysR family transcriptional regulator, whose product MKNSDPNWFLRARLKTRQLLLLIALDDTRNIHRAASELNMTQPAASKQLKDLEDMLGVSLFERLPRGMRPTIYGEAMIRHARMALTSLSKAHEDIVALKSGLSGQVDVGGILSPGMALLPPAIARAKEQAPMLRIGVEVESSNILLSRLLHGELDFIIGRILDEEARGGLLYEELADEPVCAVARVGHPFHTRTDLTLADLASEAWIMAPKGSILRARCDQMFREQGLAPPSNVVDTTAILFITSLLQQTDFIYAMPTEVARYYTQARLMDILPIELPCRMAGFGIITRQDNLLSPGANLVLQAIREVAKMIY is encoded by the coding sequence ATGAAAAACAGTGACCCGAACTGGTTTCTGCGGGCCCGATTGAAGACTCGCCAGCTTCTTCTGCTCATCGCCCTAGACGACACCCGCAACATCCACCGCGCTGCCAGCGAGCTCAACATGACGCAGCCGGCTGCTTCCAAGCAACTCAAGGACCTCGAGGACATGCTGGGCGTGTCCCTGTTCGAGCGCCTGCCGCGCGGCATGCGGCCCACCATCTATGGCGAGGCCATGATCCGCCATGCGCGCATGGCCCTGACCAGCCTGTCCAAGGCGCATGAGGATATCGTTGCCCTGAAGTCCGGCCTGTCCGGCCAGGTCGACGTGGGCGGGATCCTCTCGCCCGGCATGGCCCTGTTGCCGCCGGCCATTGCCCGGGCCAAGGAGCAGGCCCCGATGCTGCGCATCGGCGTCGAAGTGGAAAGCAGCAACATCCTGCTCTCGCGCCTCTTGCACGGGGAACTGGACTTCATCATCGGCCGCATCCTCGACGAGGAAGCCCGTGGCGGGCTGCTCTATGAAGAGCTGGCCGACGAGCCGGTCTGTGCCGTGGCGCGCGTGGGCCATCCCTTCCACACCCGCACCGATCTGACCCTGGCCGACCTGGCCAGCGAGGCCTGGATCATGGCCCCCAAGGGCAGCATCCTGCGCGCACGCTGCGACCAGATGTTCCGCGAGCAAGGCCTGGCGCCGCCTTCCAACGTGGTCGACACCACCGCCATCCTGTTCATTACCAGCCTGCTGCAGCAGACCGATTTCATCTATGCCATGCCCACCGAGGTGGCGCGCTACTACACCCAGGCGCGCCTGATGGACATCCTGCCCATCGAGTTGCCCTGCCGCATGGCCGGTTTCGGCATCATCACGCGCCAGGACAACCTGCTCTCGCCGGGCGCCAACCTGGTCCTGCAGGCGATCCGCGAAGTGGCAAAAATGATTTATTGA
- a CDS encoding porin — MKQVKPSFIGAKTLCALALMGAFSAQAQAQSSVTIYGRVVAGVDFLTNAGTNGTGTRWSAANNQWGTSMIGFKGTEDLGGGTNAFFLLESGFNSTKGSFNGSDTSNGTALFNRRSYVGLSSASAGSVKLGKNLFINNDIWYLDPTGQQAIGTASLVNGRNWPGASNIIEYNSPDMGGFTVGLQTSLGEKPGSFNGGVANAGSSDGRKDGISLAYQKNGLELRVIYDTVRDANGNYSDIWSHSKELIVGGTYKFDKLKMFAGWENLRAADAVSGAPDRANQYWIGANYDVTPQFQLVGGWFHVNANNASVNAAGVGNGGGTANMYMAGVNYFLSKRTLLYVDVGTVRNGTGASHQLENGGNLGVSGLKQTGGYFGIAHSF; from the coding sequence ATGAAGCAAGTGAAGCCATCCTTTATTGGAGCAAAGACCCTGTGCGCGCTCGCGCTGATGGGTGCGTTCTCGGCACAGGCGCAGGCGCAAAGCAGTGTCACCATCTACGGCCGCGTCGTGGCCGGCGTCGACTTCCTGACCAATGCCGGTACCAATGGCACCGGCACCCGCTGGAGCGCTGCCAATAACCAATGGGGCACCAGCATGATCGGCTTCAAGGGCACGGAAGACCTGGGCGGCGGTACCAATGCCTTCTTCCTGCTGGAATCCGGTTTCAACTCGACCAAGGGCAGCTTCAACGGTTCTGATACCAGCAACGGTACTGCACTGTTCAACCGCCGTTCCTACGTCGGCCTGTCCTCGGCATCGGCCGGTTCGGTCAAGCTCGGCAAGAACCTGTTCATCAACAATGACATCTGGTATCTGGATCCGACCGGCCAACAGGCCATCGGTACCGCCAGTCTGGTCAACGGCCGCAACTGGCCGGGCGCATCCAACATCATCGAGTACAACAGCCCTGACATGGGCGGTTTCACCGTCGGCCTGCAGACCAGCCTGGGCGAAAAGCCGGGTTCGTTCAATGGCGGTGTGGCCAACGCTGGTTCCAGCGACGGTCGCAAGGACGGCATCTCGCTGGCCTACCAGAAGAACGGCCTGGAACTGCGCGTGATCTATGACACCGTGCGCGACGCCAACGGCAACTACAGCGACATCTGGAGCCACTCCAAGGAGCTGATCGTCGGCGGTACCTACAAGTTCGACAAGCTGAAGATGTTCGCCGGCTGGGAAAACCTGCGTGCTGCCGATGCAGTCTCGGGCGCACCGGATCGTGCCAACCAGTACTGGATCGGTGCGAACTATGACGTGACCCCGCAATTCCAGCTGGTCGGCGGCTGGTTCCACGTCAACGCCAACAACGCTTCGGTCAATGCGGCCGGCGTGGGTAACGGCGGTGGTACTGCCAACATGTACATGGCTGGTGTGAACTACTTCCTGTCCAAGCGTACCCTGCTGTACGTTGACGTCGGTACCGTCCGCAACGGCACCGGCGCCAGCCACCAGCTGGAAAACGGCGGCAACCTGGGCGTGTCCGGCCTGAAGCAGACCGGCGGTTACTTCGGTATCGCCCACTCGTTCTGA